In Cervus elaphus chromosome 29, mCerEla1.1, whole genome shotgun sequence, a single window of DNA contains:
- the ZBTB5 gene encoding zinc finger and BTB domain-containing protein 5 — protein sequence MDFPGHFEQIFQQLNYQRLHGQLCDCVIVVGNRHFKAHRSVLAACSTHFRALFSVAEGDQTMNMIQLDSEVVTAEAFAALIDMMYTSTLMLGESNVMDVLLAASHLHLNSVVKACKHYLTTRTLPMSPPSERVQEQSARMQRSFMLQQLGLSIVSSALSSSQSGEEQPAPMSSSMRGNLDQRTPFPMRRLHKRKQSAEERARQRLRPTLDESAISDVTPENGPGVHSREEFFSPDSLKIVDNPKADGMADNPDDSTIMFDQSFSTQEDAQVPSQSDNSAGNIAQLSMASRATQVETGFEQEATTEKSGFQCENGEVGLGEKEHMRVVVKSEPLSSPEPQDEVSDVTSQAEGSESVEVEGVVVSAEKIDLSPESSDRSFSDPQSSTDRVGDIHILEVTNNLEHKSTFSISNFLNKSRGSNFSTNQNNDDNLPNTTSDCRLEGEAPYLLSPEAGPASGPSSAPGAHVENPFSEPADSHFVRPMQDVMGLPCVQTSGYQGGEQFGMDFSRSGLGLHSSFSRVMMGSPRGGASNFPYYRRIAPKMPVVTSVRSSQIPENSASSQLMMNAATSSFENGHPSQPGPPQLTRASADVLSKCKKALSEHNVLVVEGARKYACKICCKTFLTLTDCKKHIRVHTGEKPYACLKCGKRFSQSSHLYKHSKTTCLRWQSSNLPSTLL from the coding sequence ATGGATTTTCCTGGTCACTTTGAACAGATCTTCCAGCAGCTGAACTATCAGAGACTTCACGGCCAGCTCTGTGACTGTGTCATTGTAGTGGGGAATAGACATTTCAAAGCCCACCGCTCAGTACTAGCAGCGTGCAGCACGCATTTCCGAGCCCTGTTCTCAGTGGCAGAGGGAGATCAGACCATGAACATGATCCAGCTGGATAGCGAAGTGGTGACGGCAGAGGCCTTCGCCGCGCTGATTGACATGATGTACACCTCCACGCTCATGCTGGGGGAGAGCAATGTCATGGATGTCTTACTGGCAGCCTCTCACCTGCACCTGAACTCTGTTGTTAAGGCATGTAAACATTACCTGACGACACGGACGCTGCCCATGTCTCCCCCCAGCGAGCGTGTTCAGGAGCAGAGCGCCCGCATGCAGCGCTCCTTTATGCTGCAGCAGCTGGGACTGAGCATCGTGAGCTCCGCCCTCAGTTCCAGCCAGAGCGGCGAGGAGCAGCCAGCCCCCATGAGCTCCTCGATGCGCGGTAACCTGGACCAGCGGACGCCCTTCCCCATGCGCCGCCTGCATAAGCGCAAGCAGTCTGCGGAGGAGCGGGCCAGACAGCGCCTCCGACCCACCCTGGACGAGTCTGCCATTTCCGACGTGACGCCAGAGAATGGGCCGGGGGTTCATTCCCGGGAGGAGTTCTTTTCTCCAGATTCTCTCAAAATCGTGGACAACCCTAAGGCCGATGGGATGGCCGACAACCCGGACGACAGCACCATCATGTTTGACCAGTCTTTCAGCACTCAGGAAGATGCCCAGGTGCCCAGCCAGTCCGACAACAGTGCCGGCAACATAGCCCAGCTCTCCATGGCCTCCCGTGCCACTCAGGTGGAGACTGGCTTTGAGCAGGAAGCCACAACCGAGAAGAGTGGCTTCCAGTGTGAAAACGGGGAGGTGGGCCTTGGTGAGAAGGAGCACATGAGAGTTGTGGTGAAATCTGAGCCCCTGAGCTCCCCGGAGCCGCAGGACGAAGTCAGCGACGTGACCTCCCAAGCGGAAGGCAGCGAGTCGGTGGAGGTGGAGGGGGTGGTGGTCAGTGCCGAGAAGATAGACCTCAGCCCAGAGAGCAGCGACCGGAGTTTTTCAGACCCCCAGTCTAGCACTGACCGGGTAGGGGACATCCACATTTTGGAAGTCACCAATAACCTTGAACATAAATCCACCTTCAGTATTTCAAATTTTCTGAACAAGAGCAGAGGAAGTAACTTTAGTACCAATCAGAACAATGACGATAATCTCCCAAACACAACTAGTGATTGCAGGCTGGAGGGGGAGGCCCCTTATTTGTTGAGTCCGGAGGCCGGGCCTGCGAGCGGGCCCTCCTCGGCCCCTGGTGCCCATGTGGAGAACCCCTTCAGCGAGCCTGCAGACTCCCACTTCGTCAGGCCCATGCAGGATGTGATGGGCCTCCCGTGTGTGCAAACCTCAGGCTACCAAGGAGGAGAACAGTTTGGGATGGATTTTTCCAGGTCCGGTTTGGGGTTGCActcctccttctccagggtaatgATGGGTTCCCCTCGAGGAGGAGCCAGTAACTTTCCATACTATCGCCGCATAGCTCCCAAAATGCCAGTGGTAACTTCTGTCAGGAGCTCACAGATCCCAGAGAATTCTGCCAGTTCCCAGCTGATGATGAACGCGGCCACATCGTCATTTGAAAACGGCCACCCTTCGCAGCCCGGTCCCCCACAGCTGACCAGGGCATCTGCTGATGTCTTGTCAAAGTGCAAGAAGGCCTTATCGGAGCACAACGTCTTGGTTGTAGAGGGGGCTCGCAAGTACGCCTGCAAAATCTGCTGCAAGACTTTCTTGACCTTAACAGATTGCAAGAAGCACATTCGTGTTCACACCGGTGAAAAACCCTATGCCTGCCTGAAGTGCGGCAAGAGGTTCAGTCAGTCCAGCCACCTGTACAAACACTCGAAGACCACCTGCCTGCGCTGGCAGAGCAGCAACCTCCCCAGCACTCTGCTCTAG